Proteins encoded together in one Myxococcales bacterium window:
- a CDS encoding PD-(D/E)XK nuclease family protein, with the protein MKKRATPQLAFDFVATPPAEREAPPTSPPSAKATSAPAAASAREHPLERFPASASPEPSAAIVFVVPTARHVERFLVAGYSALTFGSLEERLLASLSGLSVATRAHERLALAEALEEGRFAIPGGTTRLSRYVTAVLGALDDLARDVGPLEAARGSAPPVFAGRIAELARLSSRFDARLEALGLVAERNVARSLARSVARASYGEVVAALGARAVESRLVLELSPGRLTLLAELEKKLAPEGGRATVCLPMFDRPFDPERVPDPLETVATWVLPRLSDAPRTVPLEPRLGVLDGVTSPSRELAADVDVVLAASLESEAHAVAAEVRAALASGARVEAVAVGYGARNEAFLAELGRAFEAAEVVAHGVPETRSLLPAMVEDLRRALEEPSSRARAKVLASPFVDLGLPKGEGGRRLASVAKVVSAAPDVREEHGLAAKRTIERARRPGAAGDSARARDLRIWQRLADVLDAFPAEGSMAEFVTAFARVLGELGVGRRAVRARRDLFERDDLSPHDRLEARALAADARAYAALEAALTELERAWQRNVQVFDSTRFFDELFAVYDPAPSLPGASRTLAVRVAKLADLADEDLDLLVVPLATSRGLGGGGPRSPLLSVELLGALGHDANAASARSLGALALAASRASKVVLTATATTDDEGDDEVHPAVTALVDAGARRRSFGHTSRLSSPLSPLDARVLALLEGGEPNDPALRARVDTERTREAFFLDEKRPVSPPIGLVEGAPLTALEADTGAHKPLPLTGLERLAECAFRGFSHVVLGAREPVEGEDLPTAREEGTRLHGALAEALTAARPLLEARPPVPSEVVRTGLARAEAYLAEVRTAAPLEAILDARVLDVARRVLEDAAADPDWVFAFAEKAFGENEPLAWPALSLGEGELLLRGRIDRVDVGRVTASARVVDYKRGSLEGMRAKVGSTALQVPLYALAAREALGRADVTGIYFSLRDEMLARPNEKDRCADEVAQQIEGAIEVRALDVVRRVRRGDVTPRPEDELSCRTCPFSGGCRRPRFAMPAEEDDGRPGGEA; encoded by the coding sequence GTGAAGAAGCGCGCGACCCCTCAGCTCGCGTTCGACTTCGTCGCCACGCCCCCCGCGGAACGCGAGGCTCCGCCCACGTCGCCCCCCTCGGCAAAGGCCACGTCGGCGCCAGCCGCGGCGAGCGCGCGCGAGCACCCCCTCGAGCGCTTCCCTGCGTCGGCGTCTCCGGAGCCCTCCGCCGCCATCGTGTTCGTGGTGCCCACGGCGAGGCACGTCGAGCGCTTTCTCGTCGCGGGGTACTCGGCGCTCACGTTCGGCTCTCTCGAGGAACGTCTGCTCGCGTCTCTCTCCGGGCTCTCCGTCGCCACCCGAGCGCACGAGCGTCTCGCGCTCGCCGAGGCCCTCGAGGAGGGGCGTTTCGCCATCCCCGGCGGGACGACGCGGCTCTCCCGCTACGTGACCGCCGTGCTCGGCGCGCTCGACGACCTCGCGCGCGACGTGGGGCCTCTCGAGGCGGCCCGAGGCAGCGCGCCTCCCGTGTTCGCCGGTCGCATCGCCGAGCTCGCCCGGCTCTCGTCACGCTTCGACGCGCGCCTCGAAGCGCTCGGCCTCGTCGCCGAGAGGAACGTCGCCCGTTCGCTCGCTCGTTCGGTCGCGCGTGCGTCGTACGGCGAGGTCGTCGCGGCCCTCGGCGCCCGCGCCGTCGAGTCACGGCTCGTCCTCGAGCTGTCCCCCGGGCGCCTCACGCTCTTGGCCGAGCTCGAGAAGAAGCTCGCCCCCGAGGGAGGGCGCGCCACGGTGTGTTTGCCGATGTTCGATCGACCGTTCGATCCCGAGAGGGTCCCGGACCCGCTCGAGACGGTCGCGACGTGGGTCTTGCCGCGGCTCTCCGACGCCCCGAGGACCGTGCCCCTCGAGCCACGGCTCGGCGTGCTCGACGGTGTGACGTCGCCGTCTCGTGAGCTCGCGGCCGACGTCGACGTCGTTCTCGCGGCGTCGCTCGAGTCCGAGGCGCACGCCGTGGCCGCCGAGGTGCGCGCCGCGCTCGCGTCCGGGGCGCGCGTCGAGGCCGTGGCGGTCGGGTACGGGGCGCGAAACGAGGCGTTCCTCGCCGAGCTGGGGCGCGCCTTCGAGGCCGCCGAGGTCGTCGCTCATGGGGTCCCCGAGACCCGCTCGCTGCTCCCGGCCATGGTCGAGGATCTGCGGCGCGCCCTCGAGGAGCCGTCGTCACGCGCGCGCGCGAAGGTCCTCGCGTCGCCCTTCGTCGATCTTGGCCTCCCGAAAGGGGAGGGCGGGCGTCGCCTCGCCAGCGTCGCCAAGGTCGTCTCCGCCGCTCCCGACGTCCGAGAGGAGCATGGCCTCGCGGCGAAACGCACGATCGAACGCGCTCGACGACCGGGCGCCGCCGGAGACTCGGCGCGTGCACGCGACCTTCGCATCTGGCAGCGCCTCGCCGACGTCCTCGACGCCTTCCCGGCGGAGGGGTCGATGGCGGAATTCGTCACGGCGTTTGCCCGTGTGCTCGGCGAGCTCGGGGTGGGGCGTCGCGCCGTACGCGCGCGTCGCGACCTCTTCGAACGCGACGACCTCTCGCCCCACGACAGGCTCGAGGCACGCGCGCTCGCCGCCGATGCTCGGGCCTACGCGGCGCTCGAGGCCGCGCTCACCGAGCTCGAACGCGCCTGGCAACGAAATGTGCAAGTGTTCGATAGTACGAGGTTTTTCGACGAGCTTTTTGCGGTCTACGACCCCGCGCCGAGCCTCCCCGGGGCCTCGCGGACCTTGGCAGTGCGCGTCGCGAAGCTCGCCGATCTCGCCGACGAGGACCTCGATCTCTTGGTTGTGCCCCTCGCGACCTCGAGGGGGCTCGGTGGCGGCGGGCCTCGCTCTCCCTTGCTCTCCGTCGAGCTGCTCGGCGCGCTCGGTCACGACGCGAACGCCGCTTCGGCGCGGTCGCTCGGCGCGCTCGCGCTCGCGGCATCACGGGCCTCCAAGGTCGTGCTCACGGCGACGGCCACGACGGACGACGAAGGCGACGACGAGGTGCACCCGGCCGTGACCGCGCTCGTCGACGCCGGCGCACGGAGGCGCTCTTTCGGGCACACCTCGCGCCTCTCGTCGCCGCTCTCGCCCCTCGATGCGCGTGTCCTCGCGCTCCTCGAAGGCGGAGAGCCGAACGATCCGGCGCTCCGTGCCCGGGTGGACACCGAGCGCACGCGGGAGGCGTTTTTCCTCGACGAGAAGCGGCCCGTCTCTCCCCCGATCGGCCTCGTGGAGGGCGCGCCGCTCACCGCCCTCGAGGCCGACACCGGGGCGCACAAGCCGCTTCCGCTCACGGGGCTCGAGCGTCTCGCCGAGTGTGCGTTCCGCGGCTTTTCGCACGTCGTCCTCGGAGCGCGCGAGCCCGTCGAAGGCGAGGATCTGCCGACCGCGCGCGAGGAAGGCACACGGCTCCACGGTGCGCTCGCCGAGGCACTCACCGCGGCGAGGCCCCTGCTCGAGGCACGCCCCCCGGTCCCGTCCGAGGTCGTGCGCACCGGGCTCGCGCGCGCCGAGGCCTACCTCGCGGAGGTGCGCACCGCGGCGCCGCTCGAGGCTATCCTCGACGCGCGTGTGCTCGACGTGGCACGCCGAGTCCTGGAGGACGCCGCCGCCGATCCGGACTGGGTGTTCGCCTTCGCGGAGAAGGCCTTCGGCGAGAACGAGCCGCTCGCATGGCCGGCGCTCTCTCTCGGCGAGGGGGAGCTCCTCTTGCGTGGGCGGATCGATCGCGTCGACGTCGGCCGCGTGACGGCGTCTGCGCGCGTGGTCGACTACAAACGAGGCTCGCTCGAGGGCATGCGCGCCAAGGTCGGCTCGACGGCCCTCCAAGTTCCGCTCTACGCGCTCGCGGCGCGCGAGGCGCTCGGGCGCGCCGACGTGACCGGCATCTATTTCTCCCTGCGCGACGAGATGCTCGCGCGGCCGAACGAGAAGGACCGCTGCGCCGACGAGGTGGCCCAGCAGATCGAAGGGGCGATCGAGGTCCGCGCCCTCGACGTCGTCCGCCGGGTGCGCCGAGGTGACGTCACCCCTCGCCCCGAAGACGAGCTCTCGTGCCGCACGTGCCCGTTCTCCGGCGGGTGCCGGAGGCCGCGCTTCGCGATGCCTGCCGAAGAAGACGATGGGCGTCCTGGAGGCGAGGCGTGA
- a CDS encoding UvrD-helicase domain-containing protein codes for MTAFAFERNTVLVASAGTGKTHTLVGVLVHVLLGEHADGEPVSPARVVATTFSRKAAHEIRERLRSELTRLVGEPESSLYFSAIADTRRALGRPPPSPSEISKKARRASARVSDVTIGTLHGFCLGLLRSFGVEAGLPYGVEVADEAEVRARDASAIVRAVERFAADGHADFVRELVGRSSGLDGLVTRLRQHFEATSELGIRAGSLVTSDDDRRLVERRFDDLHRRVHAVASLPRYEQAAGAFLSAINAKNDVPFEVVEAALVALAKVKRASNGPPADVALQELIETLPKVSDSKATRLLRLFATYELRETFGPRQDALRGLLVACEEELSAERERAPGLGFGEVLGRVARLLASRDDVAREVGKRFDVLLVDEFQDTSAIQKRIVELVWAEPSAHGLVPAVGLRDVRPKGLFVVGDRKQSIYGFRGADVSVFAELCIGLAGERAREKLRVPGGLVYAPEPPRASFFPLRTNRRSRPEILAFVNAFSARAFVPQEATPELFDIEYSAEVEDLEAPEGAATEPARERVVWVKPPFRQRTGKKPTVTTRRDEARAITRIVMELVSGARAANLGAGRAATYKDCAVLALTNEMLDEMAYALAEADVPYVLAGKSFYKAREVLDTAALLSLLVDPSDRLAALTVLRGPFAAVSDATLLALSEEGRGLLPISPSMFEGPRAHLAVDEAELARVREVVEVVERLSPLLSRVGPGPALRAACEALRLEEVLAALPRGRARVANVRKTLALADAETRAEDFVRRIVSRGQGTDDEGEASTFSDEDDAVRLLTVHASKGLDFPIVFFPQCGAIVNDASRTGPFAVDLSGGGEPRLGMRIAHPSGIVIESPTMERARLVAVRRERAERRRLLYVALTRASHMMFLVGQRRAKESGEVSKSAETALATVLAAMESSEATRALFGVVELSEVVPPEPREKTASGPAAAHEPSALERRIVPSFRVLPIAPTSLQDFHVCPRRFELVHLLGLPEHVTARPGAHAASGPLEEATGAEKTTVSAAADEGTRMHKVLERLSADALGRLSPEATSEAVAEGLTREGYPEDHPRHEVLRKRITRFATGPWLREVMSRGAEARRELSFAVEVPIGEDRRVLLRGAMDLVVVAGDEVHVVDYKRARGPGLEPYAFQLELYVLAARTLFPSARRVRAGVAFLGGDPETPLWLPDVDHEVSERRVRDAATGLSEARATGRFPRASRAVCDAIHCGFVGRCYPKAREHADE; via the coding sequence GTGACCGCGTTCGCCTTCGAGAGGAACACCGTGCTCGTCGCGAGCGCGGGCACCGGCAAGACTCACACCCTCGTCGGGGTGCTCGTGCACGTGCTCCTCGGCGAGCACGCCGACGGCGAGCCCGTGAGCCCCGCGCGTGTGGTCGCGACCACATTCTCCCGAAAAGCCGCACACGAGATTCGGGAGCGTCTTCGAAGCGAGCTCACGCGGCTCGTGGGCGAGCCCGAGTCGTCGCTCTACTTCTCCGCGATCGCCGACACGCGCCGCGCGCTCGGGCGCCCTCCGCCGAGCCCGAGCGAGATCTCCAAGAAGGCGCGTCGTGCGTCGGCGCGGGTCTCCGACGTCACCATCGGGACGTTGCACGGCTTCTGCCTCGGCCTCCTCCGAAGCTTCGGCGTGGAGGCCGGGCTCCCCTACGGCGTCGAGGTCGCCGACGAGGCCGAGGTCCGAGCCCGCGATGCCTCGGCCATCGTGCGCGCCGTCGAGCGGTTCGCGGCTGACGGTCACGCCGACTTCGTCCGAGAGCTCGTGGGGCGGTCCTCGGGGCTCGACGGCCTCGTCACGCGTCTCCGGCAACACTTCGAGGCGACGAGCGAGCTCGGCATCCGCGCCGGCTCCCTCGTCACGTCCGACGACGATCGGAGGCTCGTCGAGAGGCGCTTCGACGACCTCCACCGCCGCGTGCACGCCGTCGCGTCGCTCCCCCGCTACGAGCAAGCGGCGGGGGCCTTCCTCTCGGCGATCAACGCCAAGAACGACGTCCCGTTCGAGGTCGTCGAGGCGGCGCTCGTCGCGCTCGCCAAGGTGAAGCGCGCGTCGAACGGCCCGCCCGCCGACGTCGCCCTCCAGGAGCTCATCGAGACTCTCCCCAAGGTGTCCGACTCCAAGGCGACCCGCCTCCTCCGCCTCTTCGCCACGTACGAGCTCCGCGAGACGTTCGGCCCGCGCCAAGACGCCCTCCGCGGTCTGCTCGTCGCGTGCGAGGAAGAGCTCTCGGCCGAGCGCGAGCGCGCGCCGGGGCTCGGCTTCGGGGAGGTCTTGGGTCGCGTCGCGCGGCTCCTCGCCTCGAGGGACGACGTGGCCCGCGAGGTCGGGAAGCGCTTCGACGTGCTCCTCGTGGACGAGTTTCAGGACACGTCGGCCATCCAGAAGCGCATCGTCGAGCTCGTGTGGGCGGAGCCGTCGGCGCATGGTCTCGTGCCAGCCGTGGGCCTGCGCGACGTTCGTCCGAAAGGGCTCTTCGTCGTCGGGGATCGCAAACAGTCGATCTACGGGTTCCGCGGGGCCGACGTGTCGGTCTTCGCGGAGCTCTGCATCGGCCTCGCGGGAGAGCGCGCCCGCGAGAAGCTGCGTGTGCCCGGGGGCCTCGTGTACGCGCCCGAGCCCCCTCGCGCGAGCTTCTTCCCCCTCCGAACGAACCGGCGGAGCCGCCCCGAGATCCTCGCGTTCGTGAACGCCTTCTCGGCACGCGCGTTCGTTCCCCAAGAGGCGACCCCCGAGCTCTTCGACATCGAGTACTCGGCCGAGGTGGAGGACCTCGAGGCCCCCGAGGGTGCCGCGACCGAGCCCGCGCGGGAGCGAGTCGTCTGGGTGAAGCCCCCGTTCCGACAGCGCACCGGGAAGAAGCCCACCGTGACCACGCGTCGCGACGAGGCCCGCGCCATCACCCGCATCGTCATGGAGCTCGTCTCGGGCGCCCGCGCGGCGAACCTCGGCGCGGGCCGGGCGGCCACCTACAAAGACTGCGCGGTGCTCGCGCTCACGAACGAGATGCTCGACGAGATGGCCTACGCGCTCGCCGAGGCGGACGTGCCCTACGTGCTCGCCGGGAAGAGCTTCTACAAGGCTCGCGAAGTGCTCGATACTGCTGCGCTTTTGTCGCTCTTGGTCGACCCGTCCGACAGGCTCGCCGCGCTCACCGTGCTTCGCGGTCCGTTCGCTGCCGTGAGCGACGCGACCTTGCTCGCGCTCTCGGAGGAGGGGCGAGGGCTCCTCCCGATCTCTCCTTCCATGTTCGAGGGGCCCCGCGCCCACCTCGCCGTCGACGAGGCCGAGCTCGCTCGTGTCCGGGAGGTCGTCGAGGTCGTCGAGCGGCTCTCTCCCCTCTTGTCGCGGGTGGGGCCGGGGCCCGCGCTCCGTGCCGCGTGCGAGGCGCTCCGTCTCGAGGAGGTGCTGGCGGCGCTGCCACGTGGACGTGCCCGTGTCGCGAACGTACGGAAGACGCTCGCGCTCGCGGACGCCGAGACGCGCGCCGAGGATTTCGTCCGGCGCATCGTGTCGCGGGGGCAAGGCACGGACGACGAAGGCGAGGCCTCCACGTTCTCGGACGAGGACGACGCCGTGCGTCTGCTCACGGTGCACGCCAGCAAGGGGCTCGACTTTCCGATCGTGTTCTTCCCGCAGTGCGGCGCCATCGTGAACGACGCGTCTCGAACCGGGCCCTTCGCGGTCGACCTCTCGGGCGGCGGCGAGCCGAGGCTCGGCATGCGCATCGCGCACCCCTCGGGCATCGTGATCGAGAGCCCCACCATGGAGCGGGCTCGCCTCGTGGCCGTTCGGCGCGAGCGGGCCGAGCGCCGTCGCCTGCTCTACGTCGCCCTCACGCGCGCGTCGCACATGATGTTCCTCGTCGGGCAGCGGAGGGCGAAGGAGTCGGGTGAGGTCTCCAAGTCGGCCGAGACGGCCCTGGCCACGGTGCTCGCGGCCATGGAGAGCTCCGAGGCCACCCGCGCGCTCTTCGGGGTCGTCGAGCTCTCCGAGGTCGTGCCTCCCGAGCCCCGTGAGAAGACGGCCTCGGGCCCTGCGGCGGCCCACGAGCCGAGCGCGCTCGAACGCCGAATCGTTCCATCGTTCCGGGTACTTCCGATCGCCCCCACGTCCCTCCAAGACTTCCACGTGTGCCCCCGTCGCTTCGAGCTCGTCCACCTTTTGGGCCTGCCGGAGCACGTGACGGCGCGCCCCGGAGCGCACGCCGCCTCGGGCCCCCTCGAGGAGGCGACCGGAGCGGAGAAGACGACGGTCTCGGCGGCAGCCGACGAGGGCACACGAATGCACAAGGTCCTCGAGCGCCTCTCCGCCGACGCGCTCGGGCGCCTCTCCCCCGAAGCGACGTCGGAGGCGGTGGCCGAGGGGCTCACGCGCGAAGGGTACCCGGAGGACCACCCTCGCCACGAGGTCCTCCGAAAGCGCATCACTCGGTTCGCGACGGGCCCGTGGCTTCGTGAGGTCATGTCCCGCGGGGCGGAGGCGCGTCGCGAGCTCTCGTTCGCGGTCGAGGTGCCCATCGGCGAAGATCGTCGTGTCCTCCTTCGCGGGGCCATGGACCTCGTCGTCGTCGCGGGCGACGAGGTGCACGTCGTCGACTACAAACGCGCCCGCGGGCCGGGCCTCGAGCCTTACGCCTTTCAGCTCGAGCTCTACGTGCTCGCGGCCCGCACGCTCTTCCCGAGCGCGAGGCGCGTCCGTGCGGGGGTCGCGTTCCTGGGTGGAGATCCCGAGACTCCGCTGTGGCTGCCCGACGTGGACCACGAGGTGTCGGAGCGTCGCGTCCGAGACGCCGCGACGGGGCTCTCGGAGGCGCGGGCGACGGGGCGCTTCCCGCGGGCCTCGCGCGCCGTATGCGACGCCATCCACTGCGGCTTCGTGGGTCGCTGTTATCCGAAGGCGCGCGAGCACGCCGACGAGTGA
- a CDS encoding JAB domain-containing protein gives MRTISNEAIPKTVVDPGSLDVLPDTHVLASVLGGSEGAAMEAAAKALERAGGVLGLARLGFGELSSLLGAEGAHRVANALVLGRRALSPPPPVTIEDASRVHAWAMSRLAHLEHEELWMLALDGRNRLRAARCVARGGGHALSIRAGDVLACALRENARGFLLVHNHPSGDPSPSDADATFTRAVAEAAAIVGVPLLDHVVVAGPRYASVPFPADGETRVATLVAARPRETSPRRRRPRA, from the coding sequence ATGCGAACGATCTCGAACGAGGCCATCCCAAAAACGGTAGTCGACCCCGGCTCGCTCGACGTGCTCCCCGACACGCACGTCCTGGCGAGCGTGCTCGGAGGCTCCGAGGGGGCGGCCATGGAGGCTGCGGCGAAGGCCCTCGAGCGTGCCGGGGGAGTGCTCGGTTTGGCGAGGCTCGGCTTCGGCGAGCTCTCGAGCCTCCTCGGGGCCGAGGGCGCGCACCGGGTCGCGAACGCGCTCGTGCTCGGGAGGAGGGCGCTCTCCCCGCCCCCGCCGGTCACGATCGAAGACGCGTCACGGGTGCACGCGTGGGCGATGAGCCGCCTCGCGCACCTCGAGCACGAGGAGCTATGGATGCTCGCGCTCGATGGGCGCAATCGGCTCCGGGCCGCGCGGTGCGTCGCACGAGGAGGGGGCCATGCGCTCTCGATCCGCGCGGGGGACGTGCTCGCGTGCGCCCTTCGTGAGAACGCGCGCGGCTTCTTGCTGGTACACAACCACCCGAGCGGAGATCCGTCGCCGAGCGACGCCGACGCGACCTTCACACGCGCCGTGGCGGAGGCCGCGGCCATCGTGGGGGTCCCCCTGCTCGACCACGTGGTCGTCGCGGGCCCTCGGTACGCCTCGGTGCCCTTCCCCGCCGATGGGGAGACCCGCGTGGCAACCCTCGTGGCCGCGCGTCCACGCGAGACCTCGCCTCGAAGGAGACGCCCCCGCGCGTGA
- a CDS encoding IPT/TIG domain-containing protein yields the protein MFENRIVRASGNAFDRATLTINREAIPPSPTIVSCAPSTGPTSTVTTITGTGFAQGVLGVYVFNGGGPVEAANFAVVSDTALEVEMPTFPGAVVYFMVFGPGGQGYDNSFRSPTFEAP from the coding sequence GTGTTCGAGAACAGAATAGTCCGTGCGAGTGGAAATGCATTCGATCGCGCCACACTTACTATAAATCGAGAGGCAATTCCACCAAGTCCAACTATCGTATCGTGCGCTCCGTCGACAGGGCCGACCTCGACGGTCACAACGATCACGGGGACAGGCTTCGCTCAAGGAGTCCTCGGGGTCTACGTGTTTAACGGTGGTGGGCCAGTGGAAGCCGCGAACTTTGCCGTGGTGAGTGACACCGCGCTGGAAGTCGAGATGCCCACCTTTCCTGGTGCGGTCGTCTACTTCATGGTTTTTGGCCCGGGCGGTCAAGGATACGATAACTCTTTTCGTTCACCTACATTTGAGGCACCATGA